One segment of Pseudomonadota bacterium DNA contains the following:
- the rpsL gene encoding 30S ribosomal protein S12, whose translation MATVNQLVRKPRARKVEKSNVPALESCPQRRGVCTRVYTTTPKKPNSAMRKVARVRLTNGFEVTSYIGGEGHNLQEHSVVLIRGGRVKDLPGVRYHTVRGTLDCAGVNNRRQGRSKYGAKRPKG comes from the coding sequence ATGGCAACGGTTAACCAGCTGGTTCGCAAGCCGCGCGCCCGCAAGGTCGAAAAGTCCAACGTGCCCGCACTCGAGAGCTGTCCGCAGCGTCGCGGCGTTTGCACGCGTGTGTACACCACTACCCCGAAAAAGCCGAACTCGGCGATGCGCAAGGTGGCTCGTGTGCGCCTGACCAACGGTTTCGAAGTCACCAGCTATATCGGCGGTGAAGGGCACAACCTCCAGGAGCACTCGGTAGTGCTCATTCGCGGCGGTCGTGTGAAGGATCTTCCCGGTGTGCGCTACCACACGGTACGCGGCACGCTCGATTGCGCCGGCGTCAACAACCGTCGCCAGGGTCGCTCCAAGTACGGCGCCAAGCGCCCGAAGGGCTAA
- the rpsG gene encoding 30S ribosomal protein S7 — MSRRSSATRRPVLPDPKYKSEMLTKFINMLMTRGKKSVAEKIVYGALDTMAEKSATTGDRAVEMLGQALDNVKPVVEVKSRRVGGATYQVPVEVRPLRRQTLAMRWVIDAARKRSEKSMAQRLANELLEAADNRGTAVKKREDTHRMAEANKAFSHYRW, encoded by the coding sequence ATGTCAAGACGATCTTCCGCCACTCGCCGCCCGGTCCTTCCGGACCCGAAGTACAAGAGCGAGATGTTGACCAAGTTCATCAACATGCTCATGACGCGTGGCAAGAAGTCCGTGGCCGAGAAGATCGTGTACGGCGCCCTCGATACCATGGCTGAGAAGAGCGCCACCACCGGCGACCGCGCCGTGGAGATGCTCGGCCAGGCCCTGGACAACGTGAAGCCCGTGGTCGAGGTGAAGTCTCGCCGCGTCGGCGGTGCCACCTACCAGGTGCCCGTGGAGGTGCGTCCCCTGCGCCGCCAGACCCTTGCCATGCGTTGGGTGATCGACGCTGCTCGCAAGCGCAGCGAGAAGTCCATGGCGCAGCGCCTGGCCAACGAGCTGCTCGAGGCGGCTGACAATCGCGGTACGGCCGTGAAGAAGCGTGAGGACACGCACCGTATGGCTGAGGCCAACAAGGCCTTCTCTCATTACCGCTGGTAG
- the fusA gene encoding elongation factor G, whose protein sequence is MARTTPIQRYRNIGIMAHIDAGKTTTTERILFYTGVSHKLGEVHDGAAVMDWMEQEQERGITITSAATTCFWSGMDQQFPDHRINIIDTPGHVDFTIEVERSLRVLDSAVAVFDSVGGVEPQSETVWRQANRYSVPRLAFVNKMDRVGADFVRVVEQIIERLRGNPVPIQLPIGAEEDFRGVVDLIRMRAIYWDDSTLGTRYEAGEIPGDMLELAQHWREHMLEAVAEADEAYMERYLEGGELSEEEIVAGLRKRTIANELVPVLCGSAFKNKGVQAVLDAVIELLPSPVDVPSVTGIGSDDESTEERPADDDAPFSALAFKIATDPYVGTLAFMRVYSGVVKTGDTVFNPIKCKKERIGRLVQMHANDREDLKEVRAGDIAAAVGLKDVSTGDTLADPAALVTLERMDFPDPVISVAVEPRTKADQDKMGMALSKLAQEDPSFRVRTDEESGQTIISGMGELHLEIIVDRLRREFKVDSNVGRPQVAYRETIAKSIEQEGKFVRQTGGKGQYGHVWLRLEPQERGAGYTFENKIVGGVVPKEFIPAVDKGVQEQMQTGVIAGYPVVDVKATLFDGSFHDVDSSEVAFKIAASMAFREGTQAAGPVLLEPMMKVEVVTPDDYMGDVMGDLQRRRGVVQGMEDAVAGKIIRVEVPLSEMFGYATELRSMSQGRASYSMEFAHYAEAPAAVVHALTA, encoded by the coding sequence GTGGCACGTACTACCCCCATCCAGCGCTACCGAAACATCGGCATCATGGCCCACATCGATGCCGGCAAGACGACGACGACGGAGCGCATCCTTTTCTACACCGGGGTGTCCCACAAGCTCGGTGAGGTGCACGACGGCGCGGCCGTAATGGACTGGATGGAGCAAGAGCAGGAACGCGGCATCACGATCACGTCAGCCGCCACCACCTGTTTCTGGTCGGGCATGGACCAGCAGTTCCCCGATCACCGTATCAATATCATCGACACGCCGGGCCACGTCGATTTCACGATCGAAGTCGAGCGCTCTCTGCGCGTGCTCGATAGCGCGGTTGCGGTCTTCGATTCCGTAGGGGGCGTCGAGCCCCAGTCTGAGACCGTGTGGCGCCAGGCGAACCGCTACTCCGTTCCACGTCTGGCGTTCGTTAACAAGATGGATCGCGTCGGGGCGGACTTCGTCCGGGTGGTCGAGCAGATCATCGAGCGTCTTCGGGGCAATCCGGTGCCTATTCAGCTGCCGATCGGCGCCGAAGAGGATTTCCGCGGCGTTGTGGATCTGATTCGCATGCGCGCGATCTACTGGGATGACAGCACCCTGGGTACCCGCTACGAAGCCGGCGAGATCCCCGGGGACATGCTCGAGCTCGCCCAACACTGGCGCGAGCACATGCTCGAAGCGGTGGCTGAGGCCGACGAGGCGTACATGGAGCGCTACCTCGAAGGAGGTGAGCTCTCAGAAGAGGAGATCGTCGCTGGCTTGCGTAAGCGCACGATCGCCAACGAGCTCGTGCCTGTGCTGTGTGGGTCTGCCTTCAAGAACAAGGGCGTTCAAGCGGTGCTCGACGCGGTGATCGAGTTGCTGCCGTCACCTGTTGACGTGCCTTCGGTGACCGGCATCGGTAGCGATGATGAGTCAACGGAGGAGCGACCCGCAGACGACGACGCACCCTTCTCGGCCCTCGCGTTCAAGATCGCCACGGATCCCTACGTGGGCACGCTTGCGTTTATGCGCGTGTACTCTGGGGTGGTGAAAACCGGTGACACGGTCTTCAATCCGATCAAGTGTAAGAAGGAGCGCATCGGTCGCCTGGTGCAGATGCACGCTAACGATCGTGAGGATTTGAAGGAAGTGCGCGCCGGTGACATCGCGGCGGCGGTTGGTCTGAAGGACGTCAGCACCGGTGACACGCTCGCTGATCCCGCTGCCCTGGTGACGCTTGAGCGGATGGACTTCCCGGACCCCGTGATCTCCGTTGCGGTGGAGCCGAGGACTAAGGCGGACCAGGACAAGATGGGCATGGCGCTCTCGAAGCTGGCCCAGGAAGATCCGTCCTTCCGCGTACGCACTGACGAAGAGTCTGGGCAAACGATCATCTCCGGCATGGGTGAGCTGCACCTGGAGATCATCGTCGACCGCCTTCGTCGCGAGTTCAAAGTCGACTCCAACGTGGGCAGGCCTCAAGTGGCTTACCGCGAGACCATCGCCAAGTCGATCGAGCAGGAAGGCAAATTCGTGCGCCAGACTGGCGGCAAGGGGCAGTACGGCCACGTCTGGCTGCGTCTCGAGCCCCAGGAGCGCGGCGCCGGCTACACCTTCGAGAACAAGATCGTCGGCGGCGTGGTGCCGAAGGAGTTCATCCCTGCTGTCGACAAGGGCGTGCAGGAGCAGATGCAGACGGGCGTGATCGCGGGCTACCCCGTGGTGGACGTCAAAGCCACGCTCTTCGACGGATCGTTCCACGATGTTGACTCGAGCGAGGTGGCCTTTAAGATCGCGGCCTCCATGGCGTTCCGCGAGGGTACCCAGGCCGCCGGCCCGGTACTCCTGGAGCCGATGATGAAGGTCGAGGTAGTGACCCCTGACGATTACATGGGTGATGTCATGGGCGATCTGCAGCGGCGCCGCGGCGTGGTACAAGGAATGGAAGATGCCGTCGCGGGCAAGATTATCCGCGTCGAGGTGCCCCTATCGGAGATGTTCGGTTACGCCACCGAGCTGCGTTCGATGAGCCAGGGGCGCGCGTCCTATTCGATGGAGTTTGCGCACTACGCCGAGGCCCCCGCGGCCGTGGTCCATGCGCTGACGGCTTGA
- a CDS encoding GTP-binding protein: MSKEKFERTKPHVNVGTIGHVDHGKTTLTAAMTTVLAAEFGGAAQAF; encoded by the coding sequence GTGTCGAAAGAGAAGTTTGAACGTACAAAGCCGCACGTGAACGTGGGAACTATTGGTCACGTTGACCATGGAAAGACGACGCTGACGGCGGCGATGACGACGGTGCTGGCGGCGGAGTTCGGTGGTGCCGCGCAGGCGTTC